The Leptodactylus fuscus isolate aLepFus1 chromosome 5, aLepFus1.hap2, whole genome shotgun sequence genome segment attttggaagaaggtcctgtggactgatgaaacaaagattgagttgtttggtcatacaaaaaggtgttatgcatggcgtccaaaaaaacagcattccaagaaaaacacttgctatccactgtaaaatttggtggaggttccatcatgctttggggctgtgtggccaatgccggcaccgggaatcttgttaaagttgagggtcgcatggattccactcagtatcagcagattcttgagaataatgttcaagaatcagtgacgaagttgaagttacaccggggatggatatttcagcaagacaatgatccaaaacaccgctgcaaatcgactcaggcattcatgcagaggaacaattacaatgttctggaatggccatcccagtccccagacctgaatatcattgaacatttgtgggatgatttgaagcgggctgtccatgctcggcgaccatcaaacttaactgaacttgaattgttttgtaaagaggaatggtccaaaatcccttcatccgggatccaggaactgattaaaagctacaggaagcgactagaggctgttatctttgcaaaaggaggatctactaaatattaaggtcacttatctgttgaggtgcccatacttttgcaccggtcaaattttggtttaatgcatattgcacattttctgttagtacaataaacctcatttcaatcctgaaatattactgtgtccatcagttattagagatatcaaactgaaatggccgctgcaaacaccaaaatatttagaactaaaaattattaagattaataggggtgcccaaactttttcataggactgtatctaaaaacactttctagaggctgcatatttataactggacatagGGGTAgggttacaggagggaggggggaagaggcttattactatatacttataacaacaaacaatcaattgccagatcccaggttatcttaatggctgtcttaatgatttgtataaaaagacataaacccacgtgagacgttaattccattgtccagcgtctggaatagggtcatggccttgtactcataaatcagtcgctgtttccttgatttaaagttcccttttaagatcaagattttcatgtcattgatgatgctgtggtcttcctggcagaagtgttttggcacgggaagatcagttctctgttgtttgattgtatggcgatgtgaattaattctcattctgagtttctgtccggtctctccaacatacagattttcagtggaacatttggtgcaaatgatcaaatacaccacattaggtgtgttacaggtgaacacacctgggattttatattccctgttagagtttgggatctttatcctgtcagtggtcagtatgtgcgggcaggtcttgcacctcttctgtccacatgggaatgttggAGAGGCCGGACACGAAAAACCCAGCagtttagcacttgtgattttgacgttcaccgtacaggaaaactattagtagacgcggcattttcggacacagggatacctaatgtgtatgtgtttgacatatgattttctacttttatatatattctagggaaaggaggtgatttagaacttttgtttatttcattttttttattatatatttttaaatttatttatttatttatttttactatttttattcccccccgggagcttgaacctgcagtcacttgattgcaagtctcatagacggcaatacaactgtattgctgtctatgggacattctgtatattactattacggctggtcatagacccagccgcaatggtaatatagcagtgacaggcctgggagccttcattaggctcccggctgtcacccgaacaggtcggctcctgcgatatcgccgcgcaggagccggcctgcaactttacaggtatggggccggtggggaccggccccgggggagaaggggccgccaatgcagacccggcatccgctgtaatagagaggcggatgccggcgagggatagacgccagcacaagtgccggggcctgagacatcgctacgctcctctgccctgcataaagccagcggcggggggacggaggagcggaatagcatcgcccctgccgatgctggcttcatgcagggcagaggagtgtagcaatgtctcaggccccggcacctgtgccggcgtctacccctcgccggcatccacctctctattacagcggatgccaggcggccacattcggactataagacacatccttcttttccccccaaatttttgggaaaaaaagtgcatatatatataatgtgtgtgtacaAGCATGTTACACAACAGTAATGATACCAGTGAAATGGTGACACAACCTTAGTTTAGAAGTTTATATGATTATCCATTGCAATGAACTGTTGCCATTGACTTCTTCATATGCACCCACATTGTAGATGCCCAGTCTACAATAGACAGAGTGTGTGATAATAACCCGAGATTAAAAGCACATGAGCAGCAAAATAACAAAGAAATAAATCAAACTATGAACTAAATCTCAGTGGTAGAGGGCCTATAATTCAGCTGATCAATGTGATTATTGAGGATGAATCCTCCAGGGATACAAAATATTTATACATTTGTGAGcacttttattttaaaattttataaCTTGTTCATATCTAAAGGCAGTGATGATTGATTTGAATTATTTCTGACATAGAGAGAAGCTTAGTAGACTTGCAATGTTGGAGAATGAAAAATCTAGACAGGATTAATATTTTCTGACCAACGCTCTGTCCAATTGTGGGATATCTTTCaggtctaaaaaaataaataactactTTATTAAAATGTATACACCAATGTGTCtttttgtaaaattatttttAGACCACATACTATACCAGGGgcaggcaaccttcggcactccagaacTACAAGTCCTAGCATGCCTTCTTGCTCTGCTCTTCTTGAAGTGTTGAAGGTTTATGAATGAAGAATGAATGAACGTGTTAACTGGTAGTTATTCATGACTCCATTTTTCTGTGTTCCTTCTTACAGTGTTATCAGTGGAGTTGGAGAATTGGATTTGGATAATGATCCGAAGGAGACACGTGAAAAAGATCCTTTGTCTAGTTCAAGAACTCTGCAAAAGCCATACTTAGATTGCCCATTCCTTCTCCTTGATGTCCGTGACAGAGATTGCTATGACCAGTGCCGTGTTATTGGAGGTTAGTATAGAATTGCAAAATCATTTAAAGttataaaagattttttttttttttattttgcttaatttGAATTTAGGCAAATGCTAAAATATATTGAACGCTTGATGTAATGGTTTACAGTTGTTTATCCATCCTGTTCAGCATATTATTCTGCAGTGCTCATCGAGAGTAGAAGcctttttttccattttagaGGGAAAACTCCAGAAAACTAATTAGAAGTTGTAAAATTATGTTCCAGTAAGGCAGCCAGGTCCTTCTGGAACTCTCTTAATAATTTCCATGACAACTTTCTGGCTGAGCGTTCGATAATCTCactcctttattttatttttaacagtcCCAGAAGCTTCTACAGAGGAACCAGTGTACTTATGAACACTGCACTGCTGTAATACTGATGAAGTAAACGCTCCGTATTACAGCAGCAAGTCCCATTTTGTGACCTTGGTGTAGGGTCAgagttcttccttttttttttttttttttttttgatactaTATATTCACATGTATAAATATGTGCATCTTGTTCTGTAGTATAATTTAATATTTTTCCTTGACTTTTGTAGCTCACAGCTATCCTACGACAATGCTTGCTAGGACAATGAATCCATTCACACCTGAAATCCTGAATTATGTATCCTTTTGTATTACTTCATATGCTGAGAATtttatatgtgtttgtgtgttatGCATTTTCGGAAAGCTACATAACTGTGTTCAGATAATTGATTTGATAATGGAAATATTTGAATTCTATGAATTTGGGCTTAGCAGTATTTATATACCAGAATAGAGTCTCAATATGGCTCATATGACAAGTTCCTTTTGTAAAGTCAGCAGGTTGGAACTACTGTTTGGGTAATAAGAAGCCAGGTCGTAATTTTTCTCTTTCTGCCACTTCACAATACAAGACcttagttaataataataatctttatttatacagcaccaaaatattccatagcactttacaaaccaaaggacacatgaacagacaatatgagacattacaatgtgacaaagaaataaacatatcaaacaataggagtgagggccctgctcgcaaaagcTTACATTCCACATTGAACCTTAGTTCAATAACCTTTTACCATTTCTACTTAACAACTGACTTAAGAAAAATGCTCATGGCAAAATTATTATCCTGTATGATGAAGATGAGAGGATAGCCAGCCAAGCTGCAACAACTATGTGCGAGAGAGGATTCGAAAATGTATTTATGCTTTCTGGAGGTAAGGAAATGACTTATAAGTAAGTAGCGCTTCTTTTTAGTGTTTTCTAGAAAATAAGAAATCTTGTAAATAATGTTGGGTTGCAAATGACTCTAAGTATAAGACCATTTTCACACCACAGCTCAGTTTCTGTTAAAGTTTTCTTtagtaacagaaaaaaataatacagaTTGTGGTCTTCTATTTGTATCCATCCAAAACCTCTGAAATCATATGGAAATAACCTTTTCAGTTTTATTTTAACTTTGAAGTGAATGAGGATAGATACAAGAGGAAAGGCTTCTGTTTGTAGCCATTAATAAGGAAAACTTTATCGGTTTTCTGCACCTTGGACCAACAGACATTGTGCTGGTATTTTGATCTAAGCATAAATAATTCTTTGGTTCATTTCCAGTATTGTAAGCAttgcatattattatttttttttatacagacacTATTATAAGGGATTAGATAAAACTACTTGAGATAAATTGAAGTTTATATAAAAGATGTAAGTAAGCTGTAGTTTGTATGTTCAGCATTGGTGTAATGCAAGTGGTTCTTCCACAGGTTTAAAAGTCATAGCTCAAAAATTTCCAGATGGTCTTACAACAGGCTCATTCCCAGTCACCTGCCTGCCGCAACCAACCCAATCCAAATCTGCTCGCAAGCGAACCACCCCAAGAGAACCTATTACAGCTGCAGAGAACAAGTGGCGATATTCTAGTGAAGACCTGGAAAAGATAGAGCAACACTTAGAGAAACTGCTCATGCCAACAGACACTGCCAGTGAGTACTTtaatgtgttgtgttttttttttttccaagtgttCTTGTTATGTattgggttaaggggatatcgtcactccttagggagagaccaccatgtaggtgtgtggagtcttttttttttaagccatttgcgctctgtgggagatcatgggaagaatatgcaaatctgtcttccatgatgtaaataggaagacagtgtctCAGTCATGCTACCCACTAGGGGGAGGCCTTTGCtgtaatgatgtgggattttaccaagtcagtctttcAGCCGAGGACAGCCGTTTCGTTCTATTTGGATCTCTCCAGCCCGGTGCAGAGAAGgctaacttggcagaggtgagaggcttctagacagggttaaggggatatcatcacatcatggaagacagatttgcatattcttcccatgatccttcatagtggagcgcaaatggcttaagactccacaaacctacatggtggtctctccctaaggagtgacgatatccccttaaccctgtctagaagcctctcacctctgccaagtcagtcttctctgcaccgggctgaagagatccaaatagatcgaaacagctgtacttggctgagagactgacttggtaaaatcccacatcattgcagcaaaggcctctgggaaggtcgggcatgatgttaaagggagctccccctagtgggtagCATGACTGAggtactgtcttcctatttaaattatggaagacagatttgcatattcttcccatgttatgTATTgataatagtatagtataattATACTCTTATAtatactattctattatactATACTTCTGTGACTTTGACCTTTTTAGGAACTTGGGTTATCCAAACCAAATCTTGGCACAGATTATGCCTCTCTTGTTCTGACATGTGGGCAGGCCATGCCCCAATATAATCCTGTGTTGTCACTGTTTCCCTGCACTCGTGTCCACTGCTCTGCTTGTACTTAGTCTCCAGCTTTGGATTCATCATACAGTATATGAAGTTGTGATACATTTATGTTAAAATAATATATGCCTATGCaagtaacttaaaaaaaaacaaaaaaaaaaacaaacactgtacAAGTCAACTGATTTTCCCCCATGCTGTAATGTATTATGCTAAGCGAATGTTTCGTTCAGATAACATGCAGTTGGAGGTCTAACGACCTATCCTGAAAAATGAAAACCTCAGTTTGGTGCCAGAAGACCCAGCCACACTttgacacttctatttttgaaagcagtcTTACTTTGTAGCATATTTTGCACACCTGCCTAGATCTTTTACACAATGTGTTCTTTATATAATTTTGATTCTTGAATCTGTTGTCACATTTGTGCAGATGTCAGCACTGTGCTGTGgggtataaatatatatttacactTTTTAGAAATATCTGACAGGTCTTCTTTTTATTGCTAAATCTATAATGCTGTGAATACTGTTTGCAATATAGGTTGTGTGACTATTCTCCTTGTTGATTTAGGCCGTCTCAGCCGATTATCCACAGGAAGATTGGAGTCAAAAACAGCCAACTCAAGAAACAGCCAAGTCCCATCATCTGCCAGTTCCATCAGTTCCCGATCTATCCGCAGCAACAGTCCGCCTTCAAAACCATGGAAATAATCGGTGTTCATCCTCTGTAATAAACAATTGTTCTGCTCGTCCCCACTCACCTCTGCCCAGTAGAGC includes the following:
- the CEP41 gene encoding centrosomal protein of 41 kDa; the encoded protein is MSARRSIGDPEILKKRIPQNPRYQHVRTRLDTGNSMTKYLERIEEINRNYRYKKDELFKRIKVTTFAQLVLQVASVSDDSEAADITSEELLRLEESNSVMSEVDAELVTDRTNGKGSPYSVPLSPIQLLDTIGGGECVKSARSTLQSVISGVGELDLDNDPKETREKDPLSSSRTLQKPYLDCPFLLLDVRDRDCYDQCRVIGAHSYPTTMLARTMNPFTPEILNYKNAHGKIIILYDEDERIASQAATTMCERGFENVFMLSGGLKVIAQKFPDGLTTGSFPVTCLPQPTQSKSARKRTTPREPITAAENKWRYSSEDLEKIEQHLEKLLMPTDTASRLSRLSTGRLESKTANSRNSQVPSSASSISSRSIRSNSPPSKPWK